The following proteins come from a genomic window of Nocardiopsis sp. YSL2:
- a CDS encoding ABC transporter ATP-binding protein — protein sequence MPHAWPFLWRHRRTLLRLGAWSLVESAQTFLVGICLARALDQGFMAGRPTAGLVWLAVAAGSIFLAGPALRGVFGQLAGLVEPLRDGLVRRAVEQALRRAVADPARAAGAERASVSRLTQQTEIARDSFAGLVLTVRSFLFTAVGALAGMLTLAPELLLVVVPPMLLGLVLFLLTLVPMAAAQRRFLDADEAFTDRARSLRGELRDLVACGTADAAVGGARTLIDEAAASTRSLARWTAVRTLALGVAGQLPVILLLVATPWLRDQGVTTGALMGALAYLVQSLLPALQTMMTAVGAAGSRLVVVLDRFVPGEGDGAVEEDLPAAEAGGHGACALPGPVAAPAVWCREVRVSYGEGTRPLVEGFELSVETGEHIAVVGPSGIGKSTLAHALSGLHAPDEGDVRLAGWAVNGRSPRDLARMRVLLPQEGYVFAGSVRENLAQLEPGAGDDRIARAVEALRLGPLVDRLGGLEADVDPGTLSAGERQALCLGRAYVSPAPLLILDESTCHLDPDAEAHAEEALANRPGTTLIVIAHRLSSALRADRILLLDGADTVFGTHESLLRGSPLYRDLSGHWNSSN from the coding sequence CTTCCTGTGGCGTCACAGGCGTACGCTGCTGCGCCTGGGCGCGTGGTCGCTCGTGGAGTCCGCGCAGACGTTCCTCGTCGGGATCTGCCTGGCGCGCGCCCTGGACCAGGGGTTCATGGCGGGGCGGCCCACCGCTGGCCTGGTGTGGCTGGCCGTCGCCGCAGGCTCCATCTTCTTGGCCGGACCCGCTCTGCGCGGTGTGTTCGGTCAGCTCGCCGGACTGGTGGAACCGCTGCGGGACGGGCTGGTCAGGCGCGCGGTCGAGCAGGCCCTGCGCCGAGCCGTGGCCGATCCCGCACGGGCAGCGGGGGCCGAGCGAGCCTCGGTCTCACGGCTCACCCAGCAGACGGAGATCGCACGGGACAGCTTCGCCGGACTGGTCCTGACGGTACGGTCCTTCCTGTTCACCGCGGTGGGAGCGCTCGCGGGGATGCTCACCCTTGCTCCCGAGCTGCTGCTGGTCGTCGTACCGCCCATGCTGCTCGGGCTGGTGCTCTTCCTCCTCACACTCGTTCCCATGGCGGCAGCGCAAAGGCGGTTCCTCGACGCCGACGAGGCGTTCACCGACCGTGCGCGGAGCCTGCGGGGCGAGCTGCGCGACCTGGTGGCCTGCGGGACTGCGGACGCCGCGGTCGGCGGGGCCAGGACCCTGATCGACGAGGCCGCGGCGTCGACGCGGTCCCTGGCCCGGTGGACGGCCGTGAGGACCCTGGCACTCGGCGTGGCTGGGCAGCTCCCCGTCATCCTGCTGCTCGTCGCTACACCGTGGCTGCGCGACCAGGGAGTCACCACAGGAGCGCTCATGGGCGCTCTGGCCTACCTCGTGCAGTCCCTGCTGCCGGCGCTCCAGACGATGATGACCGCCGTGGGCGCTGCGGGCAGCCGCCTCGTGGTGGTCCTCGACCGGTTTGTGCCCGGGGAGGGGGACGGCGCAGTCGAGGAAGACCTACCGGCCGCGGAGGCCGGTGGCCACGGGGCGTGTGCCCTCCCCGGTCCAGTGGCGGCACCGGCGGTGTGGTGCCGCGAGGTACGGGTGTCCTACGGAGAGGGAACGCGACCCCTGGTGGAGGGGTTCGAACTCTCGGTCGAGACCGGGGAGCACATCGCGGTCGTCGGCCCGAGCGGGATCGGCAAGTCGACGCTGGCACACGCGCTGTCCGGACTCCACGCCCCGGACGAGGGCGACGTGCGGCTGGCGGGCTGGGCGGTGAACGGGCGTTCCCCCCGGGATCTGGCCCGGATGCGGGTTCTCCTCCCCCAAGAGGGCTACGTCTTCGCCGGATCGGTCCGGGAGAACCTCGCCCAGTTGGAGCCCGGCGCCGGGGACGACCGCATCGCCCGTGCGGTGGAGGCGCTGCGCCTCGGGCCGCTGGTGGACCGCCTCGGTGGCCTGGAGGCCGATGTGGACCCCGGGACCCTCTCCGCGGGGGAGCGGCAGGCGCTATGCCTGGGCCGGGCGTACGTGTCCCCGGCACCACTGCTCATCCTGGACGAGTCGACCTGTCATCTGGACCCGGACGCAGAGGCACACGCGGAGGAGGCGTTGGCGAATCGGCCGGGCACGACACTGATCGTCATCGCGCACCGGCTGTCGTCGGCGCTGCGGGCCGACAGGATCCTCCTCTTGGACGGCGCGGACACGGTGTTCGGCACGCATGAGTCCCTGCTGCGAGGCTCCCCGCTCTACCGGGACCTGTCGGGGCATTGGAACTCGTCCAACTGA